One bacterium genomic window, ACATCGCCCTCTGCATCGCTGTCTACCAGTGTGAGGTAGAGTTTGTCGGTGTAGGGGAGAGCTTGTTTGTAAATTTCGCTGCCACCGATAACAAAAACCTCTGGGTTTTTGTTATCGCCCTGAGCTTGTCGAAGGGCTGTCTCTTCGCCTTTCATTATAGCTCCTTCTAGTGAGCCAGCAACAATGCACCCTTCCGCTTTAAACTCCGAATTTCTGGTAACGATAATATTGGTTCGGCCGGGTAGAGGTCTGCCGATACTTTCGTAAGTTTTCCGCCCCATAATAATAGGATGCCCCAAAGTAAGTCGCTTAAAGCGCTTCAAGTCGTCGGAAATATGAAAAAGCAATTTACCGCCGTTTCCGATGGCG contains:
- a CDS encoding dihydrofolate reductase, producing MDEKRMIQPKPKISIVVAVTKKDAAIGNGGKLLFHISDDLKRFKRLTLGHPIIMGRKTYESIGRPLPGRTNIIVTRNSEFKAEGCIVAGSLEGAIMKGEETALRQAQGDNKNPEVFVIGGSEIYKQALPYTDKLYLTLVDSDAEGDVFFPDWRKDFTKETFREDRFDEKTGLKYTWVDLER